A genomic segment from Stegostoma tigrinum isolate sSteTig4 chromosome 1, sSteTig4.hap1, whole genome shotgun sequence encodes:
- the dimt1l gene encoding probable dimethyladenosine transferase isoform X4, translating into MEGAEKPQGKVKAAIRPTDVILEVGPGTGNMTVKLLEKAKKVIACELDTRLVAELQKRVQGTPAASKLQIMVGDVLKTDLPFFDACVANLPYQISSPFVFKLLLHRPFFRCAVLMFQQEFALRLVAKPGDKLYCRLSINTQLLARVDHLMKVGKNNFRPPPKVESSVVRIEPRNPPPPVNFQEWDGLVRIAFVRKNKTLASAFKSNAVERLLEKNYRIHCSLHNIQLPENFSITEKIQKILEETNFNEKRARTMDIDDFMRLLHGFNSQGIHFS; encoded by the exons GCTGCTATTAGACCTACAGATGTCATATTGGAAGTTGGACCTGGAACTGGTAATATGACTGTGAAACTTCTGGAAAAGGCTAAAAAG GTAATTGCTTGTGAACTTGATACCAGACTTGTTGCTGAattgcagaagagagttcaggGCAC ACCTGCAGCAAGTAAACTTCAAATAATGGTTGGAGATGTGCTGAAGACAGACTTGCCATTCTTTGATGCATGCGTCGCAAATTTACCATATCAG ATCTCATCTCCATTTGTTTTTAAACTACTGTTGCACAGACCATTCTTCAG atgtgcagtGTTGATGTTCCAACAAGAATTTGCTCTTCGGCTTGTTGCAAAGCCAGGGGATAAGCTATACTGCAGGCTGTCAATCAATACACAGTTATTGGCACGTGTAGATCACCTGATGAAG GTTGGAAAAAACAACTTCAGACCACCTCCAAAAGTTGAATCAAGTGTGGTTAGGATAGAACCAAGGAATCCTCCACCTCCAGTGAACTTTCAG GAATGGGATGGTCTGGTCCGGATAGCATTTGTGAGAAAAAACAAGACTCTAGCTTCAGCTTTTAA ATCCAATGCAGTTGAGCGATTGCTGGAAAAAAATTACAGAATACACTGTTCTTTGCATAATATT CAACTACCAGAAAACTTCAGCATTACAGAAAAGATCCAGAAAATCCTGGAAGAAACCAATTTTAATGAAAAACGAGCTCGTACAATGGACATAGATGATTTCATGAG GTTACTTCATGGTTTTAATTCACAAGGAATCCACTTCTCATGA
- the dimt1l gene encoding probable dimethyladenosine transferase isoform X3 has product MFNTGIGQHILKNPLIVNSIIEKAAIRPTDVILEVGPGTGNMTVKLLEKAKKVIACELDTRLVAELQKRVQGTPAASKLQIMVGDVLKTDLPFFDACVANLPYQISSPFVFKLLLHRPFFRCAVLMFQQEFALRLVAKPGDKLYCRLSINTQLLARVDHLMKVGKNNFRPPPKVESSVVRIEPRNPPPPVNFQEWDGLVRIAFVRKNKTLASAFKSNAVERLLEKNYRIHCSLHNIQLPENFSITEKIQKILEETNFNEKRARTMDIDDFMRLLHGFNSQGIHFS; this is encoded by the exons GCTGCTATTAGACCTACAGATGTCATATTGGAAGTTGGACCTGGAACTGGTAATATGACTGTGAAACTTCTGGAAAAGGCTAAAAAG GTAATTGCTTGTGAACTTGATACCAGACTTGTTGCTGAattgcagaagagagttcaggGCAC ACCTGCAGCAAGTAAACTTCAAATAATGGTTGGAGATGTGCTGAAGACAGACTTGCCATTCTTTGATGCATGCGTCGCAAATTTACCATATCAG ATCTCATCTCCATTTGTTTTTAAACTACTGTTGCACAGACCATTCTTCAG atgtgcagtGTTGATGTTCCAACAAGAATTTGCTCTTCGGCTTGTTGCAAAGCCAGGGGATAAGCTATACTGCAGGCTGTCAATCAATACACAGTTATTGGCACGTGTAGATCACCTGATGAAG GTTGGAAAAAACAACTTCAGACCACCTCCAAAAGTTGAATCAAGTGTGGTTAGGATAGAACCAAGGAATCCTCCACCTCCAGTGAACTTTCAG GAATGGGATGGTCTGGTCCGGATAGCATTTGTGAGAAAAAACAAGACTCTAGCTTCAGCTTTTAA ATCCAATGCAGTTGAGCGATTGCTGGAAAAAAATTACAGAATACACTGTTCTTTGCATAATATT CAACTACCAGAAAACTTCAGCATTACAGAAAAGATCCAGAAAATCCTGGAAGAAACCAATTTTAATGAAAAACGAGCTCGTACAATGGACATAGATGATTTCATGAG GTTACTTCATGGTTTTAATTCACAAGGAATCCACTTCTCATGA